The stretch of DNA ACCGCTCTTTGTAATTACGACGTCTGTGCCTTGAATTGATCAAAGCTTAAATAAAGCGACGGACGGTGCCCCTGCCGGCACTCCTGGGACGACGCAGGAAATGGCGGCCTTGGCCCCGCCCGCGCGGGGCGGGCTCGGCGGCCCCGCGGGGGGCAGAGGCGGAGCCGCGTCATGGCCGCCGGGCGCGTCCCCCCGGGCGCGCTTACCCTCAAGCAGGTACGGGTGGGCTGGGGGACTCGGGAAAACTGCGTCCTGTAGGTACGACGGGGAACTCGGTGGTTGTTTAAATATCCCTCGAAGCAGAGCCGCCGAGGGTGCAGCTCGCAGCACCGTCCTGGGGCAGCGGGCAGACTTCCCTCTCTCCTCGCCAGTTCCTGAGGCGGCAGCAGGTCCTTCAGTTGTATCGCAAGATCCTGCGGGCTATCCGGGAGGTTCCTGCTGAGCAGGATCGCCGCTACTTAAAGGACTGGGCCAGGGAGGAATTCAGGAGAAATAAGGATGCTACAGAAGAGGTGAGGATCGGGAACCCGCAACTCTGATCGCCTGCCCTCGGGAATGGTCCCTGCCATGTCCTGTCCTGTGTCTCGGGGGTTTGTTTTGTAGGCGTCGCTTCCAGACTGGTGAGAAGACTCCAGTCCTCTGCTTCCtagttcttcctttttctagCCAGGGCCCAAGTAATGGTGGCTGAGTTATGCAAAGCCTTGGAGTCCTTAGATAATGTTGAGAGAAACACCCAGCTGCTCTGTAAGACCCATCTCCATCATATCTGTGTGCAGTTCTCATTACTGAGCTTGCAAAGGCAGTACATACAGAGGCATAAAGGAAACATTATTAGGAGTTTGAATCCTGTTAAAAACTGCGTTTTAAAGCAAAGCCACAGGCAAGAATATCATTAAGGAACTAGAGGAAATTAATCAATTTATTTACCTGGTTTTTAACCATGTCAGAGACTGTAATGTTACATCACACAAAGAAGTAGATGACAGCAGTGCCAGTAAGAATTGTATGTATTTTAATGCATTAGAAGTCTGTGTGCTTGGGTGAAACCTGTGCTGTGTATGGGGGGGGTGTTCAGTTCACTAGATTCCATTCTATTTTACAGGATGCAATCAGGATGATGATTACTCAGGGCAACATGCAACTTCAGGAACTTCAAAGAACACTTAAACTGGCAAAATCTTGATCTTAATTTTATTGACAGTTCGCTTTTCATCTGCTGCAAATAAGCACAGTGTTTTTTCCAGAATGTGGTTATAATGGTAGCTTTGCTGGCAACCTGGTAATGTTTGAAGGAGGAATCTACTACAG from Corvus cornix cornix isolate S_Up_H32 chromosome 3, ASM73873v5, whole genome shotgun sequence encodes:
- the LYRM2 gene encoding LYR motif-containing protein 2, with translation MAAGRVPPGALTLKQFLRRQQVLQLYRKILRAIREVPAEQDRRYLKDWAREEFRRNKDATEEDAIRMMITQGNMQLQELQRTLKLAKS